The following coding sequences lie in one Apium graveolens cultivar Ventura chromosome 1, ASM990537v1, whole genome shotgun sequence genomic window:
- the LOC141674614 gene encoding 21 kDa protein-like, with protein sequence MHASMDSHLTLAILSLVSTTLFFHLQVAVATATPPNIAPSPSIAATNLFFIRSSCQTTLYPELCFSSLYRYAEYVQEDPVLLARAAVGVSLNRAKRMANYVSNLSHNANYEVTEPRVASALSDCFSVFSDAVEQIRDSLQQMFSLDGTRESLRFQLSNVQTYMSAALTNEDTCTDGFEEIDNGPLKKNVCARTEKVMHLTSNALALVNNYVSKVTNDVEP encoded by the coding sequence ATGCATGCTTCAATGGACTCTCATCTTACACTTGCCATTTTATCCCTAGTCTCAACAACCTTATTCTTCCACCTCCAGGTAGCTGTTGCCACCGCAACTCCACCCAATATCGCCCCATCTCCGTCTATAGCTGCCACCAACTTGTTTTTCATCCGCAGTAGCTGTCAAACAACACTATATCCTGAGCTCTGCTTTAGTTCACTTTATCGTTATGCCGAATACGTACAAGAAGACCCTGTCTTATTGGCACGAGCCGCGGTAGGCGTGAGCCTTAACCGCGCCAAGCGCATGGCTAACTATGTATCGAACCTGTCCCATAACGCCAACTACGAAGTCACTGAGCCGAGAGTTGCATCCGCATTGAGTGACTGCTTCTCGGTGTTCAGTGATGCTGTGGAGCAGATACGAGACTCGCTCCAACAAATGTTTTCGCTTGATGGCACGAGGGAGTCGCTTAGGTTTCAGCTGAGCAATGTGCAGACGTATATGAGTGCGGCGTTAACGAATGAGGATACGTGTACGGATGGATTCGAGGAGATAGATAATGGGCCATTGAAGAAGAATGTTTGTGCAAGAACGGAGAAAGTGATGCACCTTACGAGCAATGCGCTTGCATTGGTTAATAATTATGTTTCTAAGGTAACTAATGATGTTGAGCCCTGA